AACCTCCACAGTCCACATAAAATGGCAAGGCCAATAACAAAAGAAACGATCCCGACGTACATGGGGTTTCGCGTATACGCATGAACGCCCGCCACGACCAGATGCTTTGGCGGGTCAAAAGGTGCGGGAGTCCCAAAGCCCCTTACGGCAAAACCCGTTACAGACAAAGCATACAATAGAAGGCCGAAACAAACAGGCAACCACCCGGACAAATACCAGCCGTGCGCCGAAGCTATGAGATTACAAAGACGGCCATTTGCCAAAAGAGAAGGGATTAGAATCGCCTCGATGCCTGGCACGATAGCGGTGAATCCTATAATCTTAATGGCTAACCACATATATGCCCTTCCCTTTTGTGTCACGACAATTATTATGCAACTTGGTTTTTTCTTACATAATATCCCGGGCACAGGAGAAATCAATAAAAATATTTGCGTTCTTCCGACATAAAGCAACATCTACAGGTGGTGTTAAACGGTATTTGCCGATATCCTACAAAAAACCAAAATACTTTATTGACGTGTTTATGTATCGTTTTAGGGGCTGCGCTGTGCGCTGCGGACAGTCAACGTATATT
The nucleotide sequence above comes from Syntrophorhabdaceae bacterium. Encoded proteins:
- a CDS encoding methyltransferase, with protein sequence MPGIEAILIPSLLANGRLCNLIASAHGWYLSGWLPVCFGLLLYALSVTGFAVRGFGTPAPFDPPKHLVVAGVHAYTRNPMYVGIVSFVIGLAILCGLWRLFFYGVGLFVFFHVVVRFFEEPVLKRNYGLEYEEYCKSVPRWEFRTRPYFSEKEARTTD